Proteins encoded together in one Ralstonia insidiosa window:
- a CDS encoding LLM class flavin-dependent oxidoreductase, with the protein MAQRTDQLRLGAFLYPGGHHIAAWRHPDTQANAGIDFRHYVTLARAAEAAKFDLIFLADGVGTRGDDVAFLSRTAHSYQAQFEPITLLSALAAVTERIGLVGTASTSFNEPYHVARKFASLDHISGGRAGWNLVTSSSEYEALNFNRDHHFAHAERYQRAEEFADVVTGLWDSWDDDAFLYDKAGGQFYDPSRRHVLGHKGAHFSVRGPLNVARTPQGHPVVVQAGSSEPGKELAARSGEVVFTAQQTLADAVAFYADLKGRLARYGRSPDDLKIMPGVFPVVGRSESEAREKFEALQSLIDPVVGLALVSGLTGVNLSGYPLDGPIPELQATNGSKSRQALMLDLARREQLTIRQLYQRVAGARGHWQVIGTPEQIADALEERFLAHGADGYNVMAPILPGGLTDFIELVLPELRRRNLFRSEYAGTTLREHLGLRRPEHPARAQAQQVA; encoded by the coding sequence ATGGCACAACGCACTGACCAACTGCGCCTTGGCGCGTTCCTGTACCCAGGCGGACACCATATTGCCGCCTGGCGACATCCCGATACCCAAGCCAACGCCGGCATCGACTTCCGGCACTACGTTACGCTGGCGCGTGCTGCCGAGGCCGCCAAGTTCGATTTGATCTTCCTGGCCGACGGCGTGGGCACCCGCGGGGACGATGTGGCCTTCCTGAGCCGAACGGCCCATAGCTACCAAGCCCAGTTTGAGCCGATCACGCTGCTGTCGGCGCTGGCGGCAGTGACGGAGCGCATCGGACTCGTCGGTACGGCCTCGACCAGCTTCAACGAGCCCTACCATGTCGCCCGCAAGTTCGCATCGCTCGATCACATCTCCGGCGGCCGGGCAGGGTGGAACCTGGTCACTTCGTCCAGCGAGTACGAAGCACTCAACTTCAACCGGGACCACCACTTCGCGCATGCCGAGCGCTACCAGCGCGCGGAAGAGTTTGCCGATGTGGTGACGGGCCTGTGGGACAGCTGGGACGACGATGCCTTTCTGTACGACAAGGCGGGCGGCCAGTTCTACGATCCGTCGCGCCGACATGTGCTGGGGCACAAGGGCGCGCACTTCAGCGTGCGCGGGCCGCTCAACGTGGCCCGCACGCCACAGGGGCATCCGGTTGTGGTGCAGGCGGGCTCTTCCGAACCCGGCAAGGAGCTTGCCGCCCGCAGCGGTGAGGTTGTGTTCACCGCACAGCAGACGCTCGCCGATGCCGTCGCGTTCTACGCCGATCTGAAGGGCCGGCTAGCCCGATATGGGCGCTCGCCCGACGATCTGAAAATCATGCCGGGGGTGTTTCCGGTGGTGGGGCGCAGTGAGAGCGAGGCGCGCGAGAAGTTCGAGGCACTGCAATCGCTGATCGATCCGGTGGTCGGCCTGGCACTCGTTTCCGGGCTGACGGGCGTCAACCTGTCGGGCTATCCGCTCGATGGCCCGATTCCAGAGCTGCAGGCAACGAACGGCAGCAAGAGCCGGCAGGCGCTGATGCTCGACCTTGCGCGGCGCGAGCAGCTCACCATTCGCCAGCTCTACCAACGCGTGGCAGGCGCGCGCGGCCACTGGCAGGTGATTGGCACGCCAGAGCAGATTGCCGATGCGTTGGAAGAGCGCTTCCTGGCGCATGGCGCAGATGGCTACAACGTCATGGCGCCCATCCTGCCCGGTGGGCTGACCGACTTCATCGAACTCGTACTGCCCGAACTGCGCCGGCGCAACCTGTTCCGCAGTGAATACGCTGGCACGACCCTGCGCGAGCACTTGGGGCTGCGTCGCCCCGAGCATCCCGCACGGGCCCAGGCGCAGCAGGTGGCCTGA
- a CDS encoding acyl-CoA dehydrogenase family protein, which yields MNTPRDLHLHHRLQDAIAALPALAERIGEDAAAREVRRVLPYEGFARFRESGLGLLRIPAEWGGLGGSLVNLFETITTLAAHESNVAHALRIHYDLTEVIRLSPLTAFHQTQLDRLLAGAIFGGGSTERGTSRPGEITTTLQRDGEHYRLSGRKYYTTGTAFADYGRFNVHDEAGADLQIIIPVARTGVQVVDDWDGMGQRMTASGSIVFDHVQVLADEVAPRIASTLVGRHTGALRQLHLVAVAAGIVRNVVADAQRYVVNHGRPVLHSPAPTARDDHFIQQVVGDLAAHSHAIDALVRENARVLDRLSEAIRHDAADADALVLEGALATAKTQLVVSKLALHAAQQLFEAGGASMTARTHNFDRHWRNLRTIFNHNPLLHKARVVGAYHLTGETQHLKEGRIF from the coding sequence ATGAACACACCACGCGATCTCCATCTCCATCACCGGCTTCAGGATGCCATTGCCGCGTTGCCGGCCCTGGCCGAGCGCATCGGTGAAGATGCCGCCGCGCGCGAGGTGCGGCGTGTATTGCCATACGAGGGCTTCGCGCGTTTTCGCGAGTCTGGGCTGGGTTTGCTGCGTATTCCTGCGGAGTGGGGCGGGCTCGGTGGGTCCCTCGTCAATCTGTTCGAGACGATTACCACGCTGGCTGCGCACGAATCGAACGTGGCCCACGCGCTGCGCATCCACTACGACCTGACGGAGGTGATCCGCCTGTCGCCGCTCACGGCGTTCCACCAGACGCAGCTCGATCGGCTGCTGGCCGGCGCCATCTTTGGCGGTGGCTCTACCGAGCGCGGTACGTCGCGCCCGGGGGAGATCACCACCACGCTCCAGCGCGATGGCGAGCACTACCGCCTGAGCGGCCGCAAGTACTACACCACCGGCACGGCATTTGCCGACTATGGCCGTTTCAACGTGCACGACGAGGCGGGCGCCGATCTGCAGATCATCATTCCCGTGGCGCGCACGGGGGTGCAGGTGGTCGATGACTGGGATGGCATGGGCCAGCGCATGACCGCCAGCGGCAGCATCGTGTTCGATCACGTGCAGGTGCTGGCCGACGAGGTGGCCCCGCGCATCGCCAGCACGCTGGTCGGCCGCCATACGGGTGCGCTGCGCCAGTTGCACCTCGTGGCTGTGGCGGCCGGCATCGTGCGCAATGTGGTGGCCGATGCGCAGCGGTATGTGGTCAATCACGGGCGGCCAGTGCTGCACAGCCCCGCCCCTACGGCGCGCGACGACCACTTCATCCAGCAGGTGGTGGGCGACCTGGCGGCCCACAGCCATGCCATCGATGCCCTGGTGCGTGAGAACGCGCGCGTGCTGGATCGCTTGTCCGAAGCCATCCGCCATGATGCAGCCGACGCCGACGCGCTGGTGCTGGAAGGCGCGCTGGCCACAGCAAAGACACAGTTGGTGGTGAGCAAGCTGGCACTGCATGCCGCGCAGCAATTGTTCGAAGCCGGCGGCGCCTCGATGACCGCGCGCACGCACAACTTCGACCGGCACTGGCGCAACCTGCGCACGATCTTCAACCACAACCCGTTGCTGCACAAGGCGCGCGTGGTAGGTGCCTACCACCTGACCGGCGAGACGCAGCACCTGAAGGAAGGCCGCATTTTCTGA
- a CDS encoding LLM class flavin-dependent oxidoreductase, giving the protein MSDSHVRQLHLNVNILHSGFVPSAWRLAESDPAAFVDVQHYVNVARIAESAKFDAVFLADNAAIVDQIHFRPITALEPTVLLASIAAATTHIGLIGTASTSYNEPYNIARRFATLDHVSGGRAGWNVVTTADLPSARNFGLDAVPDHAERYARADEFTGVVKALWNSWADDAFVGDKAGGRFVDANKVQPLAHRGAFFRVHGPLNLPRSAQGHPVLVQAGASSDGRELAARHAEAVFSAAQSFDEALAYAHGLKARAQALGRGAEAIRVLPGLTTILGATEAQARARRDQLVDLIPWDYSLTRLAGILGIPVDRLQLDARLPDDLPLPNNGNGNHTFFTVTLALARKQGLTVRALIRELAGGGGHRVLVGTPEQIADEIEHWFRHGAADGFNLMPDALPGGLQDFVDGVVPILQRRGIFRTDYAGRTLREHFGLARPASQAETRAAA; this is encoded by the coding sequence TGTCGATGTGCAGCACTATGTGAACGTGGCGCGGATTGCGGAATCCGCCAAGTTTGATGCCGTGTTCCTGGCCGACAACGCGGCCATCGTCGATCAGATCCATTTCCGGCCCATCACCGCGCTGGAGCCGACTGTGCTGCTGGCCAGCATTGCGGCGGCGACCACGCACATCGGCCTGATCGGCACGGCCTCCACCAGCTACAACGAGCCTTACAACATCGCCCGGCGCTTTGCCACGCTCGATCACGTGAGTGGCGGGCGTGCGGGCTGGAACGTGGTCACAACGGCGGATCTGCCATCGGCACGCAACTTCGGTCTGGATGCCGTGCCGGACCATGCCGAACGCTACGCGCGTGCAGATGAGTTCACGGGCGTCGTCAAGGCGCTCTGGAACAGCTGGGCAGACGATGCCTTTGTCGGCGACAAGGCCGGCGGGCGCTTCGTGGATGCGAACAAGGTGCAGCCGCTTGCCCATCGTGGCGCGTTCTTCCGCGTGCATGGGCCGCTGAACCTGCCGCGTTCGGCGCAAGGGCATCCGGTGCTCGTCCAGGCCGGTGCTTCGTCGGATGGCCGCGAACTGGCGGCGCGTCATGCCGAGGCGGTGTTCTCGGCGGCGCAGAGCTTTGACGAGGCGCTGGCTTACGCGCACGGCCTCAAGGCACGCGCGCAGGCACTGGGGCGCGGTGCGGAGGCGATCCGCGTGCTGCCGGGCCTGACCACCATCCTCGGCGCCACCGAGGCGCAGGCACGCGCGCGGCGCGATCAACTGGTCGACCTGATCCCGTGGGACTACAGCCTCACGCGCTTGGCCGGCATCCTCGGTATTCCCGTGGATCGCCTCCAGCTCGACGCGCGCCTGCCAGACGATCTGCCGCTGCCCAACAACGGCAATGGCAATCACACGTTCTTTACCGTCACGCTGGCCCTGGCGCGCAAGCAGGGGCTGACCGTGCGCGCGCTCATCCGCGAACTGGCCGGCGGCGGTGGGCACCGTGTCCTGGTCGGCACGCCCGAGCAGATCGCAGACGAGATCGAACACTGGTTCCGCCATGGCGCGGCCGATGGCTTCAACCTGATGCCCGACGCGCTGCCCGGCGGGCTGCAGGATTTTGTCGATGGGGTTGTGCCCATCCTGCAGCGGCGCGGGATCTTCCGCACCGACTACGCAGGCCGGACTCTACGCGAACACTTCGGGTTGGCGCGGCCAGCCAGTCAGGCGGAGACACGCGCTGCCGCATAG